From the genome of Rarobacter incanus, one region includes:
- a CDS encoding small basic family protein — protein sequence MIPVIGLIVGIVAGLVLQPSVPVGLQPYLPIAVVAALDALFGGLRAVLDGMFNDRVFLVSFLSNVTIAAFIVFLGDQLGVGTQLSTGVVVVLGIRIFSNAAAIRRHLFKA from the coding sequence GTGATACCCGTGATCGGATTGATTGTCGGCATTGTCGCTGGTCTAGTCCTGCAACCTAGCGTCCCGGTGGGTCTGCAACCGTACCTTCCCATAGCGGTCGTGGCGGCGCTCGACGCGCTGTTCGGCGGGCTGCGCGCGGTCTTGGACGGGATGTTCAACGATCGAGTCTTCCTGGTCTCGTTCCTTTCAAACGTGACCATCGCCGCATTCATAGTGTTCCTGGGCGACCAGCTCGGCGTTGGCACGCAGCTATCGACCGGCGTCGTGGTGGTCTTGGGCATCCGGATCTTCTCGAATGCCGCAGCTATCCGTCGGCACCTGTTTAAGGCGTGA